One window of the Camelina sativa cultivar DH55 chromosome 1, Cs, whole genome shotgun sequence genome contains the following:
- the LOC104787045 gene encoding cysteine-rich repeat secretory protein 34-like: MYSSYSLCKCLISFYILAIQLLICSVSSLNITNEYLNHKCRVNQGKYQPGSKYEKDLNSLIRFVADDTRQGFVHSSNTEGRNSTTIIFQCRGDCYDTAVAGFRKRCPRNKGGIIWYDQCFLDISMINDQAPRKMNYKNAFSMHNPNNVRGDTKLFNKKTKEFLQQLVVKADKTGPDGVEFLYYAAAEERIGTQKVYAMVQCAKDVADCQPCLEWSINQLSKCCDGKKGARVLGTSCNLRYELYPFLRT, encoded by the exons ATGTACTCGTCATATTCCCTATGCAAATGCctcatttctttttatatattggcTATACAACTCCTCATATGCAGCGTTTCATCCCTGAATATTACGAATGAGTATCTCAACCACAAATGTCGGGTTAACCAAGGAAAATACCAGCCGGGAAGTAAATACGAGAAAGACCTCAACTCTCTCATCCGTTTCGTCGCCGACGATACTAGACAGGGGTTCGTACACAGCTCTAATACTGAGGGTCGCAATTCCACTACCATCATATTCCAGTGTCGTGGCGACTGCTACGACACAGCCGTTGCCGGG TTTCGTAAGAGATGTCCGAGAAATAAAGGGGGGATAATATGGTACGACCAGTGTTTTCTCGATATTAGTATGATCAATGACCAAGCCCCAAGGAAGATGAATTACAAGAATGCTTTCTCAATGCATAATCCAAACAATGTGAGGGGGGATACAAAGTTGTTCAACAAGAAGACGAAGGAATTCCTACAACAGCTGGTTGTGAAAGCTGATAAAACGGGCCCGGACGGCGTCGAGTTTTTATATTATGCGGCAGCAGAGGAGAGAATCGGGACACAAAAAGTGTATGCAATGGTGCAGTGTGCAAAAGACGTAGCTGACTGCCAGCCTTGTTTGGAATGGAGTATCAATCAACTTTCGAAGTGTTGTGATGGTAAAAAAGGAGCAAGAGTTTTGGGTACGAGTTGTAATCTTAGGTATGAGCTATATCCTTTTCTTAGGACTTAA